CTCGATCCGTTTCTCCAGCGCGTCAGCGATGTCGTGGGCCTGCTCGATGGTCAGGTGGCGACAGACGGTGAGGTGGAAATCCATGATCTTCTGCGAGCCGGCGCGGCGGGTGCGCAGGTTGTGGTAGTCGATCAGGTCGTCGGGGTGACTTTCGATCAGGCGGGTGATCTCGGCGCGAACCGATTCCGGCAGTTCTTCATCCAGCATGTCGCGCATGCCGTGACGCAGCAGCTTGATCGCCTCGAAGATAATGTAGGCACCGACCAGCATGGAGAGAATCGGATCGAGCCAGGGAGCCTTGAGGATGTTGATCAGGATCAGGCCGAGCAGCAGCGCCAGGTTGGTGTAGACATCCATGGAGAAGTGCAGGCTGTCGGCCTGCAGGGCGGAGGAATCGGTCAGGCGCGCGGTGCGGCGCAGGTAGCGGCTGATGGCGCTGGAGACGGCGACGCTGAACAGCAGCACGATCATCCCCCCCTCGATGCGGGCCAGTTCGATCTCGCCGGTCAGCCGACGAACGGCTTCGAAGCAGATCCACGCCCCGGTCAGGGCGATGATGGTGCTCTGGATCAGGGTCGCCGCGGTTTCAAACTTGCCGTGGCCGAAGGGGTGGGATTCGTCGGCCGGCTGCTCGGCGTGCTTGATGGCGAAATAGTTGACACCCGACATCAGGATGTCGAGCAGCGAGTCGACTGCCGAGGCCAGCACCGCCAGGGAACCGGTCAGGACTCCGGCCACCAGCTTGATGGCGGCGAGGCCGGCGGCGGTGGAAACCGAGATCCGGGCGGCGCGGATTTTCAGACGGGAGGTGTCCATCAACGGCTCAGTCGGTCGGCAGCGGACAGGCGGCGGCCCAGCGGCTGTAGCCGTCCCCCTCGATGTCCCAGAAGCTGTCGATCCGCTCGCGGTAGAAGTCGCGATCGCCGCAGGCCCGGGCAATAGAGCCGCTCAACTGCGATGAACAGCGATTGTCGCTTTCGAGCCAGGCGTAGAAGGCCGCGACGCCGTCGAGGATGTCACCCAGTTCGACCGGGTTCGGCTCCAGGTTGCGGACGATGTACCAGTTGCCGGCGAACTGCCTGATCCGTTCGGCCGGGATCCGGTAGATGTTTTCGCGCCGGTCGCCGATGATGAATTCGCGCAGGAAATAATCGGCGCCGCGTGCCAGGCGACCGGCGTCCTCGGCGTCATCATCATGCCGGGTGATCCGGTACTGGAGAAAATCGCGCAGCAGCTCTCCCAGCAGGCGGTCGGCGCGGATCTCGTCTTCGAGATCGGCAATCTGGAAAGATGCCTCGTCAAGGGCCTCGGACGTGGCCCGGTCAGAATTTTGATCTGTCATGAAACCTCCGTGAAATCAGCCTTCTATTAACATTCCGCGGGTCCGTCGGTCAAGCTGGATCACGACTGAATTTGGGGCTGACAGGGGTCCGGTGGTCTGTTACCATGAGCGGCGTTGCAGCGCGACATTTCTTTCCCCGCTAAATAAAGATTTTGA
The genomic region above belongs to Geothermobacter hydrogeniphilus and contains:
- a CDS encoding cation diffusion facilitator family transporter; the encoded protein is MDTSRLKIRAARISVSTAAGLAAIKLVAGVLTGSLAVLASAVDSLLDILMSGVNYFAIKHAEQPADESHPFGHGKFETAATLIQSTIIALTGAWICFEAVRRLTGEIELARIEGGMIVLLFSVAVSSAISRYLRRTARLTDSSALQADSLHFSMDVYTNLALLLGLILINILKAPWLDPILSMLVGAYIIFEAIKLLRHGMRDMLDEELPESVRAEITRLIESHPDDLIDYHNLRTRRAGSQKIMDFHLTVCRHLTIEQAHDIADALEKRIEDSLPGADVTIHMEPCGSDHCPGHDECEQDKTRLKPRPTA